In the Mya arenaria isolate MELC-2E11 chromosome 11, ASM2691426v1 genome, one interval contains:
- the LOC128208488 gene encoding pinin-like has translation MAAVRGVNLLQSELEKAKEGLRGLDDNIRKLTGRDPDVPRPQGPARRVSVGNTSREFQPRGEGNTRMAENRLFNIARRGIQPGDQRPRPSRGGAFARLGPMRRGRARGQDSGDEEDTRNRPALQSSVVATTPREERSRTVSIEAQNKDSRGQARNRRMFGMILGTLQKFKDESKESKDKEEQRVKIEKKLEEKFLQEKEEIIQERRELFLERRRKQVRIRTIEQKMEMVHNHENWERETKKLQNFILTKAKPCLFYMPKILTEDSESKLEDTKSAVDAMIENRRKKLEEEINEMMSHVGGDKDDEGEDDDDEDDEEEDDGSGEEESGGEEGVKRDGKENREKGAGEGVEEMEGVSVSERELRDKEREQRDRDRRMKEKQREERIRGRHVSKEEVVREDRSGGRGDRSGEREDKSGGRGEKSGEREDRSGRRGDRSGEREDKSGGREDRSGGRGNRSGEREDRSGERIRSKSGEHREKPRERDRRHSRSRSRSKGKHRSGSRDRHRSGRREKRDRHRSEDGSKLRRRSKGEGSGKAEKTSKVWEPMEDEEEEEFVGSKEQDPIKESGDSIQSRMLKIAGIERVPGILGKNDANERGKIGENEKQNMSAEIPRSIKTNSEDEQNFVDSEMSEAVK, from the exons ATGGCAGCGGTGCGTGGTGTAAATCTGCTGCAAAGCGAGCTTGAAAAAGCTAAGGAGGGTTTGAGAGGGCTTGATGATAACATCAGAAAGCTAACAGGAAGAGATCCAGATGTACCAAG GCCGCAGGGACCAGCTCGTAGAGTCTCAGTGGGGAATACATCAAGGGAATTTCAACCCAGGGGAGAAGGCAACACAAGGATGGCTGAGAATCGCTTATTCAACATTGCAAG AAGAGGGATTCAACCAGGAGACCAGCGACCCAGACCAAGTAGAGGAGGAGCCTTTGCAAG ACTGGGTCCAATGCGTCGAGGTCGAGCACGAGGACAGGACAGCGGGGATGAGGAGGACACCAGAAACAGA CCCGCTCTCCAGTCATCAGTGGTTGCCACTACCCCCCGGGAAGAACGTTCAAGAACAGTCTCAATTGAGGCACAAAATAAGGACAGCAGAGGACAGGCCAG AAACAGaagaatgtttggcatgatactAGGAACGCTTCAGAAGTTCAAAGATGAGTCGAAAGAATCTAAAGATAAG GAAGAACAGAGGGTCAAGATAGAGAAGAAGCTAGAGGAGAAATTCCTGCAGGAGAAAGAAGAGATAATTCAGGAGAGAAGAGAACTCTTCCTGGAGAGGCGGCGCAAACAAGTCCGCATTCGTACCATCGAACAGAAGATGGAGATGGTTCATAAT CATGAAAACTGGGAGCGAGAAACGAAGAAGTTACAGAACTTTATCCTGACTAAGGCCAAACCCTGCTTGTTTTACATGCCCAAAATCCTTACAGAAGATTCAGAATCTAAACTGGAGGACACCAAGTCAGCTGTTGATG CTATGATAGAAAACCGCCGCAAAAAACTTGAAGAAGAGATCAATGAGATGATGAGCCATGTGGGAGGTGACAAAGACGATGAAGGGGAAGACGACGATGATGAAGACGATGAGGAGGAGGATGATGGTAGTGGAGAGGAGGAAAGTGGGGGAGAGGAGGGGGTGAAAAGAGATGGGAAGGAGAACAGGGAGAAAGGGGCTGGAGAGGGGGTGGAGGAGATGGAGGGGGTGAGTGTTAGTGAGCGTGAATTGAGGGATAAAGAGAGGGAGCAAAGGGATCGGGACAGGAGGATGAAGGAGAAACAAAGGGAGGAAAGGATCAGGGGAAGGCATGTGAGTAAGGAGGAGGTGGTGAGGGAGGATAGGAGTGGGGGAAGAGGGGATAGGAGTGGGGAAAGGGAGGATAAGAGTGGAGGGAGGGGGGAAAAGAGTGGGGAGAGGGAGGATAGGAGTGGGAGGAGAGGGGATAGGAGTGGGGAAAGGGAGGATAAGAGTGGAGGGAGGGAGGATAGGAGTGGGGGGAGGGGGAATAGAAGTGGGGAAAGGGAGGACAGGAGTGGAGAGAGGATTAGGAGCAAGAGTGGGGAACACAGGGAGAAACCTAGAGAAAGAGATAGGAGACATTCTAGGTCGAGGTCTAGAAGTAAGGGAAAACATAGGTCGGGGAGTAGAGATAGGCATAGGTCAGGCAGGAGAGAGAAGAGAGATAGACATCGTAGTGAGGATGGATCTAAGTTAAGAAGAAGGTCAAAGGGGGAGGGTTCTGGTAAGGCTGAGAAAACTTCAAAAGTGTGGGAACCAATGGAAGATGAAGAGGAGGAAGAGTTTGTGGGATCCAAAGAGCAGGACCCTATCAAAGAATCAGGTGATAGTATTCAGAGTCGAATGTTAAAAATTGCAGGTATTGAAAGAGTGCCAGGAATTTTGGGAAAGAATGATGCGAATGAGCGTGGGAAAATTGGGGAGAATGAAAAACAGAATATGTCCGCTGAAATCCCTCGATCAATAAAAACCAATTCTGAAGATGAGCAAAATTTTGT